In the Flavisolibacter tropicus genome, one interval contains:
- a CDS encoding ATP-binding cassette domain-containing protein, whose product MLLQLQQVLPTYFDLSRSLTSEVWGKDLSFQKGELVKIVAPSGSGKTSLIHFLYGLRLEYQGTISYNGNASKDLSIEEFSKYRKSHISIVLQDLRLFPELTVWENINIKRQLNPYHPEAKIKEMAKQLGIDHKLNSLCRLCSYGEQQRVAIIRSLMQPFDFLLLDEPFSHLDNNNARKAMDLMLQEAKSREATVLLADLERIEFFPYTRLYHL is encoded by the coding sequence ATGCTGTTACAGCTTCAACAAGTATTACCTACCTATTTTGATCTAAGTCGCTCCCTAACCTCAGAAGTTTGGGGGAAAGATCTTTCCTTTCAGAAAGGAGAATTAGTGAAGATCGTAGCGCCCTCAGGCAGTGGTAAAACTTCGCTTATCCATTTCCTTTATGGACTGCGCCTTGAATACCAGGGCACCATTTCTTACAATGGCAATGCGAGCAAAGACCTTTCAATTGAAGAATTTAGCAAATACCGAAAGAGCCATATCAGTATTGTGCTGCAGGACTTGCGTTTGTTCCCTGAGCTAACGGTTTGGGAAAACATCAATATCAAACGCCAGTTAAATCCTTATCACCCGGAGGCCAAAATCAAAGAGATGGCTAAACAACTGGGCATTGATCATAAACTGAATTCTTTGTGCCGCCTTTGTTCCTATGGGGAGCAGCAGCGCGTAGCTATTATACGTTCACTAATGCAGCCGTTTGACTTTCTACTGCTGGATGAACCCTTTAGTCATCTGGATAATAATAATGCCCGCAAAGCTATGGACCTGATGCTGCAAGAAGCCAAGAGCCGTGAAGCTACCGTATTGCTGGCCGACCTGGAACGTATTGAATTCTTCCCCTACACCCGTTTGTATCACCTGTAA
- a CDS encoding acetyl-CoA C-acyltransferase has translation MNTKTVYVIDAVRTPIGRYGGALSSVRPDDLLAHVIRELMVRNPNVDPAEIEDVIAGDANQAGEDNRDVARMAALLAGLPVTVPGNTVNRLCASGLQAIMDSARQILCDDAAFMIACGVESMSRAPFVMSKASSPFQRTAEVYDTTLGWRFVNNKLKDMHYPYSMGETGENVAKQWHISREAQDAFALESQERYFAALEAGKWKDEIVPVTIDGPKGTTTVVDTDEHPRRTTLEKLASLKPAFTKDGSVTAGNSSGLNDGAAAMLLASEEAVQRFGLKPIAKVISMAVAGVDPSIMGIGPVPATQKALRRASLSVANLDLIELNEAFASQSLACIHDLQLDRAKVNVNGGAIALGHPLGASGVRLSTTLVHEMKRRGSKYGLASMCVGVGQGASVIFEGV, from the coding sequence TTGAATACGAAAACAGTTTATGTAATTGACGCCGTGCGCACACCCATAGGTAGATATGGCGGTGCACTAAGCTCAGTTCGCCCCGACGATTTGCTTGCTCATGTGATCCGCGAACTTATGGTACGTAATCCCAATGTGGATCCCGCCGAAATTGAAGATGTTATTGCTGGTGATGCCAACCAGGCTGGTGAAGACAACCGCGATGTGGCCCGCATGGCCGCCTTGCTGGCTGGTTTGCCGGTGACCGTTCCTGGCAATACCGTTAACCGCTTGTGTGCCTCTGGTCTTCAGGCCATTATGGACAGCGCCCGCCAGATTCTTTGCGATGACGCAGCCTTTATGATTGCCTGTGGTGTGGAAAGTATGAGCCGTGCGCCATTCGTGATGTCTAAAGCATCAAGTCCTTTCCAGCGTACCGCCGAAGTGTATGATACTACCCTGGGCTGGCGTTTTGTAAACAACAAGCTGAAGGATATGCACTATCCGTACAGCATGGGCGAAACTGGGGAGAATGTAGCTAAGCAGTGGCATATCAGTCGCGAGGCCCAGGATGCTTTCGCCCTGGAGTCACAAGAGCGCTACTTTGCTGCCTTAGAAGCAGGTAAATGGAAGGATGAAATAGTGCCTGTAACTATAGATGGACCAAAAGGAACAACGACAGTTGTAGATACCGATGAACATCCTCGCCGTACTACATTGGAAAAACTGGCTTCTTTGAAACCGGCATTTACAAAAGACGGTTCAGTTACTGCTGGTAACTCCTCTGGATTAAATGATGGTGCTGCTGCCATGTTGTTGGCTTCTGAAGAGGCAGTTCAGCGCTTTGGATTAAAACCCATTGCTAAAGTAATCTCTATGGCAGTTGCAGGTGTTGATCCTTCTATTATGGGTATTGGCCCGGTACCTGCTACACAAAAGGCCTTGCGCCGCGCTAGTCTTTCTGTAGCCAACCTTGACCTGATAGAATTGAACGAGGCTTTCGCTTCCCAATCGCTGGCTTGTATTCACGACCTGCAGTTAGATCGTGCTAAAGTAAATGTCAATGGCGGAGCCATTGCCTTAGGGCATCCACTAGGAGCTAGTGGTGTGCGCTTATCTACTACACTGGTGCATGAAATGAAACGCCGTGGCAGCAAGTATGGCCTGGCTAGTATGTGCGTAGGTGTAGGACAAGGTGCTAGCGTGATTTTTGAAGGAGTGTAG
- the rlmN gene encoding 23S rRNA (adenine(2503)-C(2))-methyltransferase RlmN, which translates to MNAAVAGIKKTVKNIRHLSLEELETFFATLGEKKFRAKQVWEWIWTKQAHSFADMTNLSKELRQKLGDNFSFPALTVDATQYSADGTIKSRFITHEGHLCEGVLIPTDTRYTACVSSQIGCSLSCKFCATGYIERKRNLDFDEIYDEVVLLNQQTERVYGKKLSNIVFMGMGEPLLNYKNVLKAIERITAEDGLAMSPRRITVSTAGVAKMIRQLGDDKVRFKLALSLHAPNDVKRNEIMPINETNNLKALIDALNHFYKQTKNEITLEYILFNNFNDSEKDAQELIKIYRQVPADLVNIIEYNPIDFAKFEKPSDERMEQFMGYLAKAKVNAHLRRSRGKDIDAACGQLANKDN; encoded by the coding sequence ATGAACGCAGCAGTAGCAGGCATTAAAAAAACCGTTAAAAACATCCGCCACCTTTCCCTCGAAGAGCTGGAAACATTCTTTGCCACGTTAGGTGAAAAGAAGTTCCGCGCTAAACAGGTTTGGGAATGGATATGGACCAAACAGGCGCACTCTTTTGCCGATATGACCAACCTCAGCAAGGAGTTACGCCAAAAGCTGGGCGATAACTTTTCATTCCCCGCGTTAACGGTTGATGCTACGCAATACAGTGCTGATGGCACTATTAAAAGCCGCTTTATTACCCACGAAGGGCACCTTTGCGAAGGGGTATTAATACCAACTGACACACGTTATACTGCCTGTGTATCTTCTCAAATTGGCTGTTCACTTTCCTGTAAATTCTGTGCTACGGGTTATATTGAGCGTAAGCGCAACCTGGATTTTGATGAGATCTATGATGAGGTGGTGCTACTTAACCAACAAACGGAGCGCGTATATGGCAAGAAGCTCAGCAATATTGTGTTCATGGGTATGGGTGAGCCGCTGCTCAACTATAAAAACGTACTAAAAGCTATTGAGCGCATTACCGCAGAAGACGGTTTGGCCATGAGCCCGCGCCGTATTACGGTTTCCACAGCAGGTGTGGCAAAGATGATCCGTCAGCTGGGCGATGATAAAGTGCGTTTTAAACTGGCCTTATCACTGCATGCGCCTAACGATGTAAAGCGCAACGAGATCATGCCTATTAATGAAACGAACAACCTGAAGGCGTTAATTGATGCCTTGAATCACTTCTACAAACAAACAAAAAACGAGATCACCCTGGAGTATATTCTCTTTAACAACTTCAATGACAGTGAGAAAGATGCACAGGAACTGATCAAGATCTACCGTCAAGTACCTGCCGACCTGGTCAATATCATTGAATACAACCCCATCGACTTTGCCAAGTTTGAAAAACCTTCTGACGAGCGCATGGAGCAATTTATGGGATACCTGGCTAAGGCCAAGGTAAATGCTCATCTTAGACGTAGTCGCGGTAAGGATATTGATGCGGCTTGTGGACAGTTGGCCAACAAGGATAACTAA
- a CDS encoding response regulator, translating into MQAQTTSIQRILLIDADDDDQFIFEHILCEVAPSVQLEVRASEKEIVDVVNQWQPDLIFLDFNLPNDGGVECLQSLKQCKDSHLFPVIIYSSLFNPKDIETAFDLGAIQYIQKADHYVKVKDMLCSFIEMPKRA; encoded by the coding sequence ATGCAGGCACAAACGACATCCATTCAACGGATACTTTTGATAGATGCTGATGACGATGATCAGTTTATTTTCGAACATATCCTCTGCGAAGTAGCTCCTTCTGTTCAACTAGAAGTGCGTGCGTCTGAAAAAGAGATAGTAGATGTGGTGAACCAGTGGCAGCCAGATCTGATCTTCCTCGATTTCAATCTTCCTAACGATGGTGGTGTTGAATGTTTGCAAAGTCTGAAGCAATGTAAAGACAGCCATCTCTTTCCTGTCATTATCTATAGCAGTTTATTTAATCCTAAAGACATTGAGACCGCTTTTGATCTGGGTGCAATCCAGTACATTCAGAAAGCAGATCACTATGTTAAGGTTAAAGACATGCTTTGCTCGTTTATTGAAATGCCTAAACGGGCGTAG
- a CDS encoding pseudouridine synthase translates to MKQKGTNFQKFYKGTEKKGAAKKEQLRQERKQYKKERKEFFDQKRAENRQAQETGTPSGKFAVTKTIARETPTGEMPLNKYLAHSGVCSRRDAADVVRSGKVKVNGQVVTEPGHKVTMKDDVRVGPKKVYPTKDLVYILLNKPKDYLTTTDDPQKRKTVLDLIQQATTERVYPVGRLDRNTSGVLLLTNDGDLAQKLTHPSNEVKKIYAVTLDKPLTKEHFDSILKGVHLEDGVANVDVLAYTDNADKTQIGVEIHSGRNRIVRRIFEHFHYDVRNLDRVMFAGLTKKNVNRGKWRFLTEKEVRDLKFFKKGKK, encoded by the coding sequence ATGAAACAGAAAGGAACGAACTTCCAGAAGTTCTACAAAGGCACCGAGAAAAAAGGGGCTGCTAAGAAAGAGCAGTTACGCCAGGAAAGAAAACAGTACAAAAAAGAACGCAAGGAATTTTTTGATCAAAAGCGGGCAGAAAATCGCCAGGCACAGGAAACAGGAACACCATCCGGAAAGTTTGCAGTAACCAAAACCATTGCGCGCGAAACGCCTACAGGCGAGATGCCCCTGAACAAATACCTGGCACATAGCGGTGTATGTTCCCGCAGGGATGCTGCAGATGTAGTACGCTCAGGTAAGGTAAAAGTGAATGGCCAAGTAGTAACAGAACCTGGTCATAAGGTAACGATGAAAGATGATGTGCGTGTGGGGCCTAAAAAAGTATACCCAACCAAGGACCTTGTTTACATCTTATTGAACAAACCCAAGGACTACCTGACCACCACTGATGATCCGCAAAAACGGAAGACCGTGCTGGACCTGATTCAGCAGGCTACTACCGAACGCGTATATCCGGTAGGTCGTCTGGATCGTAACACATCCGGGGTGCTGCTATTGACAAACGATGGCGACTTAGCACAAAAGCTGACACACCCGAGCAATGAAGTAAAAAAAATATATGCGGTAACGTTAGATAAGCCCTTGACGAAAGAACACTTTGACTCTATCTTAAAAGGTGTGCATTTAGAAGATGGTGTGGCTAATGTAGATGTACTGGCCTATACCGATAATGCAGACAAAACACAGATTGGTGTAGAGATACATAGTGGCCGCAACCGTATTGTTCGCCGCATATTTGAACACTTTCACTACGATGTGCGCAACCTGGATCGCGTGATGTTTGCCGGTCTTACCAAGAAGAATGTAAACCGCGGTAAATGGCGTTTCCTTACCGAAAAAGAAGTAAGAGATCTAAAGTTCTTTAAGAAAGGAAAGAAATAA
- a CDS encoding RluA family pseudouridine synthase — protein sequence MRIDDLIIIEDEHLVAINKPAGLLTIPAREGSEISLKTLLRQKYGNIFTVHRLDKETSGLVVFAKHEESHKLLSQLFEGRDVEKFYQGLVIGKPVNAEGSIDGAIMEHPAKRGMMVINRRGKPSHTDYKVLESFRAFSWMEFQIHTGRTHQIRVHMKDLGHPIVCDELYGDGKPILISSIKRNYKLSKDELEERPILNRLGLHSWKLRFKLYDKEYALEAEVPKDLRALLQQLRKNK from the coding sequence ATGCGCATAGACGATTTAATAATAATAGAAGACGAACATTTAGTAGCCATTAATAAGCCCGCCGGTCTGTTAACCATACCTGCACGTGAAGGCTCTGAGATATCGCTAAAGACCTTATTGCGACAGAAGTATGGCAACATCTTTACGGTACACAGACTGGATAAGGAAACCAGTGGACTGGTAGTGTTTGCCAAACATGAAGAATCGCATAAACTATTATCGCAGCTATTTGAAGGCCGTGATGTAGAAAAGTTTTACCAGGGACTGGTTATTGGCAAGCCTGTAAATGCAGAAGGCAGTATAGATGGCGCCATCATGGAACACCCCGCCAAAAGGGGTATGATGGTTATTAACCGCCGGGGCAAGCCTTCTCATACCGACTACAAAGTACTGGAAAGCTTTAGAGCCTTTAGCTGGATGGAGTTTCAGATTCATACCGGCCGTACACACCAGATCCGTGTGCACATGAAAGACCTGGGACACCCCATTGTTTGTGATGAATTATATGGCGATGGTAAACCTATTTTGATTTCCAGCATCAAGCGCAACTACAAGTTGTCTAAAGACGAACTGGAAGAGCGTCCTATTCTTAACCGATTGGGATTGCACTCCTGGAAGCTTCGGTTTAAGCTCTATGATAAGGAGTATGCACTGGAAGCGGAAGTGCCTAAAGATTTGAGAGCGCTGCTGCAACAGCTTAGGAAGAACAAGTGA
- a CDS encoding sulfate adenylyltransferase subunit 1, which translates to MMDILRIATSGSVDDGKSTLIGRLLYDTKSITKDKLEAIEASSQRKGLDFTDLSLLTDGLIAEREQGITIDVAHIYFATENRKYIIADTPGHIEYTRNMVTGASTAEVSMILIDARNGVIEQTRRHLFIASLLRIQTVFVCVNKMDLVQFDETVFNKIVAEVKELAQKINYGGELHFIPVAAKTGDNVVSTSSQTLWYKGQSLLQFLEALPVQAKSKELPARFPVQFVVRPHSEAHHDFRGYAGKLASGIVSVGDKVTVLPSLKSSVIKDIHLADQKVKQAKAGESITIELEDDVDVSRGNMIVHENSAYTQANTLKARLTWMDDQPLTNGKTLLLQHGINVVKAKVTALQTVLDINTVEENDGVTQFKLNDIGTITLKTAKPIFADTYKENPANGAFILIDEFSNNTVGVGFIESF; encoded by the coding sequence ATGATGGATATATTACGCATAGCCACATCCGGTAGTGTGGATGATGGGAAGAGCACATTGATTGGACGGTTGTTATATGATACCAAGTCCATTACAAAAGACAAGTTGGAAGCCATAGAAGCTTCCAGTCAGCGCAAGGGTTTAGACTTTACCGACCTTTCCTTGTTAACCGATGGGTTAATTGCTGAAAGAGAGCAGGGTATTACCATCGATGTGGCGCATATCTACTTTGCCACGGAAAACCGCAAATACATTATTGCCGATACGCCCGGGCATATTGAATACACCCGCAACATGGTCACGGGAGCGTCAACCGCTGAGGTCTCTATGATTCTGATTGATGCGCGTAATGGTGTGATTGAACAAACACGTCGCCACCTGTTTATTGCGTCCCTGTTGCGCATTCAAACCGTGTTTGTATGCGTTAATAAAATGGACCTGGTGCAGTTTGATGAAACAGTCTTCAATAAGATTGTTGCTGAAGTAAAGGAGCTGGCGCAAAAGATCAATTATGGAGGGGAGCTGCATTTTATTCCGGTAGCTGCTAAAACGGGAGATAATGTAGTATCTACTTCTTCCCAAACCCTGTGGTACAAAGGACAGTCGCTGTTGCAATTCTTGGAAGCCTTACCCGTTCAGGCAAAAAGCAAAGAATTACCAGCTCGATTTCCAGTACAATTTGTCGTCCGCCCGCATAGCGAGGCACATCATGATTTTAGAGGATATGCAGGTAAGTTAGCAAGTGGTATCGTAAGTGTAGGAGATAAAGTAACTGTATTGCCTTCCCTGAAATCCAGTGTCATTAAGGATATTCATCTGGCTGACCAAAAGGTTAAACAGGCTAAAGCAGGAGAAAGCATCACCATTGAGTTGGAAGATGATGTAGATGTAAGCCGTGGCAATATGATAGTACACGAGAACAGTGCCTACACGCAAGCCAATACATTAAAGGCTCGCTTAACCTGGATGGATGATCAGCCATTGACAAATGGTAAAACGCTTTTACTTCAACATGGCATAAACGTAGTGAAAGCAAAAGTGACGGCCTTGCAAACCGTCCTTGATATCAATACGGTGGAGGAAAACGATGGCGTGACGCAATTTAAACTAAATGATATTGGTACGATTACTCTCAAAACAGCGAAACCCATTTTTGCAGATACCTATAAAGAAAACCCTGCCAACGGTGCTTTCATCCTGATCGATGAATTCTCCAATAATACTGTGGGCGTAGGCTTTATTGAAAGTTTCTAA
- a CDS encoding TSUP family transporter — protein sequence MKDALSAITVLQLPLRVTSPDIEWLVIGGGRQAYASLCLLLRNGQNISITVIAQELSPEMEAFLNEQPQIKVVRKEYDTYDFNDVHFVIAATDNEVLNECIRDEAALQRVLVYTPGAPHLSDFNFVDNIEKVNPLQLETRTPWFQRNSEQMWRRLASQLVLAFFLMVLGHIIISYLPFPSVPEIWVNSKPYFDKQFLFFVLAGFLAQMVDGMLSMGYGVTSATCLISFGVNPVAVSAAIHTSEVFASGISGYSHYKFGNVNKKLFRHLVIPGVLGAILGAVMLVFLGEKAGKWLMPIMALYALFLGFKILYKAFQPSPTNKKVKRVGWLAGAGGFLDSFGGGGWGPIVTSSLIAKGRSPKYTIGSVSLTEFFVTLASALTFFVTVGVSHWNIVLGLLLGGGIAAPFAARLAGKLPRKTMMIAVGIMVMVWCIRMFIKSLS from the coding sequence ATGAAAGATGCATTATCAGCAATAACAGTTTTACAGTTGCCATTGCGGGTTACCTCTCCAGATATAGAGTGGCTGGTCATTGGAGGTGGGAGACAGGCCTATGCGAGTTTGTGTCTATTGTTACGCAACGGACAAAATATTTCTATAACTGTAATTGCTCAAGAGCTTTCTCCAGAAATGGAAGCATTCTTAAACGAGCAGCCACAAATTAAAGTTGTAAGGAAGGAGTATGATACCTACGACTTCAACGATGTTCATTTTGTAATAGCGGCAACAGATAACGAAGTATTGAACGAATGTATTCGCGATGAAGCCGCTTTACAGCGAGTATTAGTATATACTCCAGGGGCACCACACCTAAGTGATTTTAATTTTGTTGATAACATAGAAAAGGTAAACCCTTTACAATTAGAGACACGGACACCTTGGTTCCAACGTAACAGTGAACAGATGTGGCGTCGTTTGGCTTCACAGTTGGTTCTTGCCTTTTTCCTGATGGTGTTGGGGCACATTATTATTTCCTATTTACCATTTCCATCTGTTCCTGAAATATGGGTAAATAGTAAACCCTATTTTGATAAGCAGTTTCTCTTTTTTGTATTAGCCGGTTTCCTGGCGCAAATGGTAGATGGGATGTTGAGTATGGGCTATGGGGTTACTTCGGCAACCTGTTTGATCTCGTTTGGAGTGAACCCTGTAGCTGTAAGTGCGGCTATTCACACATCAGAAGTGTTTGCTTCTGGTATCTCTGGCTACAGCCACTATAAGTTTGGTAATGTCAATAAGAAGCTGTTTCGCCACTTGGTGATCCCTGGTGTTTTAGGTGCCATCCTGGGTGCTGTAATGCTGGTGTTCCTGGGTGAGAAGGCCGGTAAGTGGTTGATGCCCATAATGGCTTTATATGCCCTATTTCTGGGTTTTAAAATATTATACAAAGCGTTTCAGCCAAGCCCAACGAATAAGAAAGTAAAACGGGTGGGTTGGCTAGCAGGTGCTGGCGGCTTCCTGGATTCGTTTGGTGGGGGAGGTTGGGGGCCTATTGTAACCAGCTCACTTATTGCCAAAGGGCGTAGTCCAAAGTATACTATCGGGTCAGTGAGCCTAACCGAGTTCTTTGTAACCCTGGCCAGTGCGCTCACCTTCTTTGTGACAGTGGGCGTTAGTCACTGGAATATTGTACTGGGTCTCTTGCTGGGTGGGGGTATTGCAGCGCCATTTGCCGCCCGGTTAGCCGGCAAGCTGCCACGCAAGACCATGATGATCGCTGTAGGCATTATGGTAATGGTGTGGTGTATCCGGATGTTTATTAAAAGCTTATCATAA
- the cysD gene encoding sulfate adenylyltransferase subunit CysD produces the protein MKNLSVFPRQLEHEAIYIMREIAAQFEKPVLLFSGGKDSITLVHLARKAFYPAKVPFPMLHIDTGHNFPETIEFRDWLAEYTGMQLIVRYVQDSIDKGKVKEETGKYASRNVLQTTTLLDAIKEFKFDACIGGARRDEEKARAKERIFSVRDDFGQWDAKKQRPELFDMLNGRINVGENVRVFPISNWTELDVWNYIKEENLALPSIYFSHQREIIERDGMYWPYSLFLNTTEEEVPFKATVRFRTVGDMTCTAAVLSDANELDDIINEIKAATISERGARIDDKRSEAAMEKRKKEGYF, from the coding sequence ATGAAGAACCTATCAGTATTTCCCCGACAATTAGAGCACGAAGCCATTTATATAATGCGAGAAATAGCAGCCCAGTTTGAAAAGCCAGTGCTATTATTCTCAGGCGGTAAGGATAGCATTACGCTAGTGCACTTGGCGCGCAAAGCGTTTTACCCAGCTAAAGTGCCTTTTCCCATGTTGCACATCGATACCGGGCATAACTTTCCAGAAACCATCGAATTTCGCGATTGGCTGGCCGAATATACCGGTATGCAACTGATTGTTCGTTATGTGCAAGACTCCATAGATAAAGGGAAGGTGAAAGAAGAAACCGGTAAATACGCCAGCCGTAATGTATTGCAGACAACTACTTTGCTGGATGCCATTAAAGAATTCAAGTTTGATGCTTGCATCGGTGGCGCACGTCGAGATGAAGAAAAAGCAAGAGCAAAAGAGCGCATCTTCTCGGTGCGTGACGACTTTGGCCAATGGGATGCCAAAAAGCAACGTCCTGAGTTGTTTGATATGTTAAATGGGCGCATTAACGTTGGCGAAAACGTACGTGTATTCCCTATCTCCAACTGGACAGAGCTAGATGTGTGGAACTACATCAAAGAAGAAAACCTGGCTCTGCCTAGTATATACTTTTCACACCAGCGTGAGATTATTGAGCGCGACGGCATGTATTGGCCATACTCTCTCTTCCTTAATACAACAGAAGAGGAAGTACCCTTTAAAGCCACCGTTCGCTTTCGTACAGTAGGAGATATGACATGTACGGCTGCAGTATTATCCGATGCCAATGAACTGGATGATATCATCAATGAAATAAAAGCAGCTACTATCTCTGAGCGTGGTGCTCGTATTGACGACAAGCGTTCTGAAGCAGCTATGGAGAAACGTAAGAAAGAAGGGTATTTCTAG
- a CDS encoding phosphoadenylyl-sulfate reductase: MQHLEYLQELFANYSITEALKQTATLFPGKVKFSSSVGQEDQVLTDIIARNNINIKIFTIDTGRLFNEAYETLDKTMARYKINIDVYFPQADAVQQLVKNTGMNGFYESVANRQACCNTRKVEPLNRALKGTAVWITGLRASQTDHRKNIPVVEWLGDKEIYKINPLLHWSFSDVLHYIDKNNVPYNPLHDKDFVSIGCAPCTRAIEKGEDPRAGRWWWEASHKECGLHLVK, translated from the coding sequence ATGCAACACCTAGAATATCTACAAGAGCTGTTTGCCAACTATTCCATTACCGAGGCGTTGAAACAAACAGCTACACTATTTCCCGGAAAAGTAAAGTTCTCTTCCTCTGTTGGACAAGAGGATCAAGTACTTACAGACATCATTGCCCGCAATAACATCAATATCAAAATATTCACTATTGATACAGGCCGCTTGTTCAATGAGGCTTATGAGACCCTAGATAAAACCATGGCCCGTTATAAGATCAATATTGATGTCTACTTTCCTCAAGCTGATGCCGTGCAACAGTTGGTAAAAAACACCGGAATGAATGGCTTTTATGAAAGTGTCGCCAATCGCCAGGCTTGCTGCAATACTCGTAAAGTAGAACCTCTGAACAGGGCCTTAAAAGGCACCGCCGTTTGGATAACCGGCTTACGGGCATCCCAGACGGACCATCGTAAAAACATTCCTGTAGTAGAATGGTTGGGCGATAAAGAGATCTATAAGATCAACCCCTTGTTGCACTGGTCGTTTAGCGATGTGCTGCATTATATCGATAAGAACAACGTTCCCTATAATCCGTTACACGATAAAGATTTTGTCAGCATTGGTTGCGCGCCTTGTACACGGGCAATAGAGAAAGGTGAAGACCCACGCGCCGGCCGTTGGTGGTGGGAAGCATCGCATAAAGAGTGTGGATTGCATTTAGTTAAATAA
- a CDS encoding RrF2 family transcriptional regulator, with translation MLSNKAQYAFRALTHLVDKFDEGPVLISEIAEKKRIPLKFLENILLGLRKAGILESKKGKGGGYFIKDHPSKTSIAAVIRIVDGPIAMLPCVSLYFYEKCKYCDEGNCGLHGIMEKVRDATLAILENKTLMDLKSGQEIL, from the coding sequence ATGCTTTCTAATAAAGCCCAATATGCTTTTAGGGCCCTAACGCACCTGGTGGACAAGTTTGACGAAGGACCCGTTCTGATTTCTGAGATTGCTGAAAAAAAACGTATCCCTCTTAAGTTCCTGGAAAACATCCTTTTAGGGCTACGTAAAGCCGGAATCCTGGAAAGCAAGAAGGGGAAAGGTGGAGGCTATTTCATAAAAGACCATCCCTCAAAAACCAGTATTGCTGCAGTGATCCGCATTGTGGATGGTCCTATAGCCATGTTACCTTGTGTGAGCTTGTACTTCTATGAAAAATGTAAATACTGCGATGAGGGCAACTGCGGTCTGCACGGCATCATGGAAAAGGTCCGCGACGCCACCCTGGCCATCCTTGAAAATAAAACCCTCATGGATCTTAAAAGCGGGCAGGAAATACTTTAG
- a CDS encoding OsmC family protein: protein MKTNTIWKGGQAFESTQHNNSKIEMDGNHGFSPKALLLSGLAGCSGIDVVDILEKMRVPFADLQIEAEADQTEEFPRVFKDIHLNFSVVTGEENRDKVIKAIDLSLEKYCGVAAMLKKNSKIAYTLTIQTEAV, encoded by the coding sequence ATGAAGACAAATACCATCTGGAAAGGGGGACAAGCATTTGAAAGTACTCAACACAATAATTCAAAAATTGAAATGGACGGTAACCACGGTTTTAGTCCCAAGGCATTACTATTAAGTGGCCTTGCTGGTTGCTCCGGCATAGATGTAGTTGATATTCTGGAAAAAATGCGTGTGCCTTTTGCTGATTTGCAAATTGAAGCAGAAGCGGATCAAACGGAAGAATTTCCACGTGTATTTAAAGACATCCATTTAAACTTTTCTGTTGTAACAGGAGAAGAAAACCGCGATAAAGTGATCAAGGCTATTGATCTTTCTTTAGAAAAATACTGCGGAGTGGCGGCTATGTTGAAGAAAAATTCTAAAATTGCCTACACGCTTACAATCCAAACTGAAGCTGTTTAA